One Arachis hypogaea cultivar Tifrunner chromosome 18, arahy.Tifrunner.gnm2.J5K5, whole genome shotgun sequence genomic window, CCAATTTAATTTTAGTGGCTGTTGATAAATTAATTTTGCATCAATTTCATCTCTATGCCTTCTGAATTTTGGTTTGAACAACACTAATCGATTGATTTTGCCTAAAATTTCCTTTCCCAAATTAACATTCTGATTCAATTTTTTCCCAATTTCTGAACTCTTGAATTCAACCCACCACCACCCTTCGTGTTTTGTCGTTTGTCTCCTATCATCCAACAAGGAGTTGCGTTCAATTTCTCGTCAGGCCAAAGAGAGACCCTCCTAATAGCCAAGAACCAACTGCCGCTCGCGGCCGTTCCACCCGTGACCGCCGCTTGCGAGTTCAGATGCGGTGGCTTTGGTGGTGGCCTCCGTATCATCGCCACTCTTACCCGAAGATCTGCGTTCGCCCCCATTGCTCCATGAACAAGGGTCACAAACGCTCTCTGCCTCCCCTTCACGGCAGCGTCGTCCCCCACACTGCTTGCTACCACCTCGTCGTTCGTCGCGTTCTTTCTCGTAGCTGCTCCGCCTACGACCGCCGCGTCTGTGAACCAGCAACGCAGCTTTGGTGTCGGTTCCCGATCCAATAGATCCTCGTCCTCCACCTTCCCCTTCGCGACGGCGTCGTCCTCGGAGCCACTTCTGGCCGTAAGTTCTCCATCGCCGTTGCCCCGAGTGGTGCCATGCAGCATCACTGTCCAACGCCATCGCGGTAGATAATTTTATATGTGCTTCTAAATCTTCTACTTGTTGAATTTCTTGTGTTATAATATCATAGATTGGGATTGATGATGCTGGAACTAGACCTTGAAATTTTGATTGGATTTCTAGATTTGAGATTTGAAATTCTGCTTGCTCTGTAGATTCTGTTGAGTCTTCTTGTTGTTGCTGTGGCTGAACATGAAAATCAAAAGTGGTTGTTGTTGAGCAGTTTATTGTTGAAGTCCCTGATGAACCTGAACCTTGATTTgcaaattatttttcataaaattttgccAAAGATAAATCAGAGAAAAGAGATTTTGGATTTTCAATTAGATGAATCCTGTTTAGTACTTTAATTTCTGAGATTTTGTATTTTATAAGCGCAGTTGTGAAAGTTTAATTCctatttagtattttaatttcttGAAGAAGATGAATCCTTTTTGTGTACCAACAAATATTGAATCTGACATACTTGCGATGGATTTAGTCTGTTGTTACATGGACACCATAAATTGGTGTTTTGTTTCGTACCAGGCTTTTATTTTGTCTATGTTATCTTCACATTTGTATATTGAATGCAGCAAACCACATCATAAGATGTGAAACTGTAAGTATTCATGCTTTAATATTACTCTCAGGATGGTGAATTTTTCGTATCCAATATTataccttttatttatttatttatttaactttctTTTTCAGAGACAATTTGGTGTAATGATACAATCATTGCATCAAAATGTATTGAtaaatttaatatgaaaataTTCCTACAGGATGTGATGCTTTGTGGTGGTTCAGATGCTGCTATTATACCCATTGGTATGATTCACTATTGATTCTTTTTCACCTGCATAAGGTTATCGTGCCATAAATCTAGCTGATATGAATCCACTAATCATTGGTACAGGTTTGGGAGGTTTTGTGGCATGCAAAGCCCTATCACAGAGGAATACAGACCCTACCAAAGCTTTACACCCTTGGGACATTGAAATACAACAAAAATCCTGCTCATTCTTGCTGCTACTCACCATGTTTTTGTATTGCTAATCTTTCaacattttttagttttaaaacaaTACAACTATAATTATAATGAGATTTGATGAGCAAGTCTTGTATCCTTTCTTGTAATCTGAAAAGAAtagtttattaaaaactaatgttTCAATGGTCACAGATACaactttttttttatcacaaaaaTTCTGTCTTCTATGGATATGAGCTATGGCAAATTCAGTTTTTCTTATTAGGCTGTTTATGATATTTCAGAACCGAGATGGATTTGTCATGGGGAAGGAGCTGGAGTTTTACTTTTGGAAGACTTGGAGCATGCAAAGGTACAGGAAATCTGATCTAATAATTTTAGGATAGAACATCCTCACAAATATAATcagaacattttaaaaatatttttggaaatctGGGATCATATTGCTTCATGAAGTGCATGCAGGCAGAGATAATTTGATAGCTTTAGGGGTAGATGCATCTAGGAAAGCTCTTGAGATGGCAAATGTTGACCCTGATGATCTTGACCTTATATTGATGTGCACGTCTACACTAGAGGATCTATTTGGTAGTGCTCCACAGGTATGGGTTCGGGATGTATCATCGTAGGCTCATAGCCATGTAATGTATAGTTTTACATTAGCAAATTTTTAGTGATAAATTAATGGAGCATTTGACCAATAATGGTGTTGCCAACTTCTTACAAATGAATTGAGTATTGAACCTATTCCTGTATTGATATCATTGCAACATTGGGTATCCAAACTTTGCTTTCTTAGCCTCTCCTATTGCTTTAACTTATGAATTTCAGATACAAAAACAACTTGGCTGCAAAGCAAATCCATTGGCTTATGACATTACAGCTGCATGTAGCGGATTTGTGTTGGGCTTAATATCAACTGCTTGTCACATTAGGgtataaatttgtttattttgttgACTCAATACTTGCTCAATGCAGTGAAGATAATTGTCCTTTCTCTTTATGGATGCAGGTGGTGGATTTCGTAATGTTCTTGTTATTGGGGCTGATGCTCTGTCAAGATATGTTGATTGGAGCGATAGAGGGAGTTGTATTCTCTTTGGGGATGCGGCTGGTGCTGTGCTAGTACAGGTAATTGTATATCTTCCTGGAATTTTCCAACATAAGTTTGTAAGAGAAAATCATAAATTACATCCTGGCTCTCATAAATACGACATATTGACCAGGGAACTCAATCCCTTGCCTCCATATTACTTTCTTAGTGTATACCCTTTTAAATATGATGTTCTTAGGAGATGTTACACACATGGTACTTTTCTTTCTTGTACTTGTTTATGCTGCTTCCACCAATTAAAGTTATTTtgctatttcatttaattttgttAGACTTCTATCAATTTCTTCAGAAAGGTATTCAGGTattatatttgaaaatttggtgaaatttggtATGTTGTATGTACCAAAGTGTGACCCTACTCTTACTATGTGATCAGCCCCATCAACTGGACATTAAATTTGCTGCAGTGGTTCAGGCATGCCATGACAaggtaaactttttttttttaatatttttcttcccTTGAATCTTCATGAAGCTGGAAAAAGAGTTTTtttcctacaaaaagaaaaaaaagaaaagttatgTAGATGATGAGAGAGCTAATGATTTGGAAGTTGATGACTTGATTCATACTCAtgtctataaaatatatatacacgAGTTTAGAAATGCTGTGTTTATTACTTTTCCAATATTTTAGCTGCTAATTGTTCTGGATATGAAAAGAGGAAATAATGGAACAAGTGAAGTTGAAATTTATAAATTTGAAGAGAAGTGAACCAAATCAATGCTCCTCAATTGGAGTGGATGCTCCTTTTAGTGGTTATGCCTTTCTAAGATACCAAAATGCATTTGTTGCTTTAGGCATTTGATTCTTCATTTTAAATTCTTGAAATATATTATTGGAACCAAACAATTCTGGTGATCTTTGAATGTAAAGATGTTGTCACGTTCTAATTTATGCAGAAAAGTTTGTTCTTCTCATGTTTCTAGATATGAAGCTCAACTCCAAAAGTTCTGTAACTTAATGGATTTTGTTTTCGATTCACCTACACCTGAAGCTCTGCATGGGAGTGCTTCTACAGTTGACCGGTTGAAGTATAAATTGGAGAATTCTAAGTTTTGGGCTCAGCTCCTGCGGCGTACACTCTCCTTGGGACAAAAAGGCATAGTGTAAGATTTACTTTCTCCAGATCAGTTTTAATTTCGTTGGAACTGGGACTTCATCTTCTCAAATGGATGTCTTATCTGTTAACGTATACTCTGATTTTGACTATAATACATCATTACTTGTCAGGGATTTGATGGAGTTGTTACTATCTCCAATCTCAAAAGTCCTGGACATGGTGTGAGGTTGTCATCTGCTTAATTACTATTTACATTTTTTAACTCAGTTAAATCTGTTCCCGAGATTGATGATGTTTAACATTTTAGTGAACTTAATTGATTATTCTTATTTGAGTGAGACAAGATCCAGAAGGATATTTCTTCTACATTATTTATATTCATTTCTATGTGTGGCTTTGAAGTATTGACAAGGTGACAGAGTTAATGAAAAATGGTCTAAACAATTGTAATTAGTCATTTTTAAGCACATGTATGAAATTGCGGCGGTTCAAAACCGtcgcaattttttttaaaacccaCTGACCGAATAGCGGCGGTTTCAGCAAAATTAATTATCTGATTTGCAGCGGTTGTGCCAGTAGTTCTGAGAAACTGCCGCTAAATCAAATCTCCACCCCCTAACTAGTGACGTTTCCAGAAGCGCCGGTATGCTGTTTTACGGTGGTTAAAAACCGCTGCAAATCCCACAAAAAACCGCTGCAATTTCCCGCTTCTCTTGTAGTGaatttatatttatgtaaatataacaatttaaaattcattacattcgtatttttttttaattttatataaatggcTACTAACCACGATTTACTATTTGTACATAAACCGCGAGATTCTTACTGCGATTTCTGAAGAATATTGTTTGTGCATAAATTGTGAGATTTCTGCCACAATTTATGAAGATCAAAGATTGTACATATAAACTGTACGATCCCTACTTTGATTTATGAAGGCCGTAGACTTTATATATACCAATTAAAGGTAATTTGTCAAGGACAGAGTCATTTTCACAATGTATAGTGAGGAAGATAGTTTTTTAGCACTATTGTATTGCTTTGGGAAAATTTATAAAAGCAAAAGAGAGGGAATAAAGTTTTCCGACAAGAAACTCTTAAGTGTATTTATCCGTTTATTGAATATCTTGTTAGATCTAAAAACTAGTATTTTGCAGAAGCTTGAGGTGTTTGTGTAAcaactctaatttttgaaaattaaataattagttatttgtgatttattttatttgttgataattttattttaagaaaattattttactaaagttAATTAATGTTcaagtacaatttttattataattagttattctacacAAATTGAAATTAGAGTTttgataatagaaaaataataaaaagttatatcatttaatttgaataattaatattgattttaaactatattttataaaaatatgattaatatgcttattttataatttaaactagaaataattaattgaacttagcaatatgttgataaacaatattcttagatatttttaagagaatatatttggttttaaaattactctaccctccaattttatcaaaatatatattcatatctatccatattcttttataaaatccctaatttctaaccctaatttccaAATTGGAAATcaaaaaccctaattcccaaattcacaaaaaaccctaaccctagcaCCCCTCACCACAGCCGCACCCCACCCCCTTTCACCCCCCTTTAGTGCAACTTCAAAAATGGGAAAATCAGAGAGGGAGAGTGAGGAAACGGAGAAGAGAATAGAGGAAGCAGGGGTTGTTCACCGTCACTGCCGCCTCCCTAGAGCTCGTCGCCGAGCTGCTTCACGTCGTCGTCCCGTCCATGGAGCCATAAGCTCGCGTCGCCGCTGATCCGTCCACAAGTCATCGTCGAGGGCACAGAATCGCGAAGAGAGAGAGACGCATGAACAAGAGAGGCCCGCAACCAGCCTTGTCACTGCCATCTTTGCGCCGCCACCGTCGCCCTCATCGCCGCTCCGTGGAGCCCGCTTCGTCACCGCCGTCGAGGTCTTCATCGTCGCCGTCATTGGAGGTCTATGAATAGAGAGAAGACGCAACAGAGGAGGAAGGAGAAGTCTTCTGTCACTGCAGCCACGTCTCTTCGCCGCCGCTACTGTCGATGGAAGTCGTCGCCGTCGCCGAGCCGCTGCATCGCCGGACACTGTATGGAGAAGCTAGGCAGTTCTGCTTCTGCCTCTGGTTTCTAGAATCCGAGAAGACGCAATCCCCGCTGCTAGAACTGTTATTGTTGGTCTGGCCCTGTTCTGGCTTTACTCTAAATTGTTACTGCTGCTGTTTGGCTGATGCTGAGGCCTTCCACCATCCCTGGAGCTGCCCAGAACTACTGTAGTTGCTGCCAAGGGGACAGAACAGATGTCGGAACCTGACAGAGTGCTGCTGCCGTCGATCGGAGATGCCAAACTGTTGCTGCTACTACTTTAAGATGATATGGCTACTATTAGAGTTGTTGCTGATGAGTGCAGTATTCCCAATTTCTATGGATTTCGACactttgaggtaggggatttatttttaaaatcaaacgtttttaatttagaatgcctacaaggTTAATTGGATAATTACAAATAGTTAACAATGGTTAAGTATTGATTAATTGATGTGAATTGCTTGACATGTGTTTGAGAATAGTTAGCTATTGTGattattgtgaattatgaattagAATTGGATGCGGTTGTGATGACTTTAAATTATAAGTGAAATTAGATGCGGTTGTGAATTGTATTTTGAATTACTGATTTTTGTGATAAGTTGGCTGAGATTCTGATCTTGAATGAATTATTTTGAAATGtctgatatatgattttgataatcaaaaacaaaattttttggaattttctataaaatagaaacgcgatatcgaactaaaggctcaatattaaatagttaataaaagaaataggttagtaactctttacttttggtacgatcatgacgtactggAAGTTGGGTCATTACAGTTTGGAATCAAGTGgataaaaaagttattttatgAGATCCCTATTGCAGTTGTGTCAACCGGTGTGAAGTATGATACATTTGTGATAGGGTCTAATGAAGATCTACAGGATCTGATTAAGATCTACGAGTTCTATTTTAGGCTTCAAACACAAAAATCTCAATAAAACTCAATAAGTTaatatgtaaaataataagaaaataaagaaaagatgctcacgcatcacttgTGGAGGGAGAAAATGCAAAGTCGTGGTCTTTTTTCTTATCCAATCTACGACAGCATGTGACGCCACAAGAGGGCATTCTTGTTATCTCTGACAGGCACAATGGCATCAAAGCTGCCCTGGAGGCCCCTGACAGTGGTTAGCTACCACCACGTGCTTATCGAGCATTCTACATTTGTCAGGTGTTGGCAAACTTTTCAATGCTACTATTGAATGCTATATATGCGAAGACCGAGACAGAGTTTGACTATTGGTTTAATATTATGCGGACTGAGAATCTGGCTATGTGTGATTGGGCCAACCAAATAAAATATGATAAGTGGACCTAACATCAGGATAGCGGGAGACGGTTTGGCCACTGACCACTAATATCGTTTGTGAAGTCCATTTATGACAGGCTTGCAGAGTTGTTTGTTATCCGAGGACAAATGGTAGAGACGCAATTAGGGACTAGGCATCAATTTTGTCAGGCTTTGGTGAAAGCAATAGAGCGCAACCTGAGAGACTCCAGATGCTTCACCGTTACTTTGTTCAACAAGAATCATTTTGAGTATACTATGGCTGAGACGACTCCTACTGGTAACTTTTCGCTTGGCAACTATCGAGTTTCACTTAGATATCATATTTGCGATTGTAGGTATTTTTAGGCCTTGCATCACCTATGTTGTCATGCCATCGCATGCCGTGCTCACTCGCGCTTGAATCGGTCGACATATGTTCATGATGTCTACAGTATGAGTGAGGTGTTTAACGTTTACAAGATGGGGTTTGCACCACCTATTCGTCTTTTATCTgtgaaatatttaatttataaataattctgGTATTAGtctttttttactaaaatttgattagtaccaaattaattttgttacatAATGCAGCCAACTAGGTGTACTTATAATGTTAGGAAGCAACAAAATATGCCTCTACATGATCAGATCATACTTTATTGAAAAACTGTGGGTcagaattatttataaattaaatatttcacAGATAAAAGAcgaatacataaattaataaaaaatttaaattgataccaatcaaatttaataaaaaagacTAATACTTGAATTATTTGTAAATTAAATAATTCACATACAAAGGATAATACATACATTATCAACAAAATTAAATTCGtactatttaaaatttaataaataaatcctTAATgcttaaattatttataaattaaatacttCACACGTAAAAGTTTAACATAtcaattaactaaaaaattaattttttactaattaaatttTAACAGATAAATCACTAATacctaaattatttataaattaaataattcaaaGATGAAAGACTAAcaca contains:
- the LOC112772474 gene encoding beta-ketoacyl-[acyl-carrier-protein] synthase III, chloroplastic isoform X5 → MQHHCPTPSRTEMDLSWGRSWSFTFGRLGACKGRDNLIALGVDASRKALEMANVDPDDLDLILMCTSTLEDLFGSAPQIQKQLGCKANPLAYDITAACSGFVLGLISTACHIRVVDFVMFLLLGLMLCQDMLIGAIEGVVFSLGMRLVLC
- the LOC112772474 gene encoding beta-ketoacyl-[acyl-carrier-protein] synthase III isoform X2 gives rise to the protein MKIFLQDVMLCGGSDAAIIPIGLGGFVACKALSQRNTDPTKALHPWDIEIQQKSCSFLLLLTMFLTEMDLSWGRSWSFTFGRLGACKGRDNLIALGVDASRKALEMANVDPDDLDLILMCTSTLEDLFGSAPQIQKQLGCKANPLAYDITAACSGFVLGLISTACHIRVVDFVMFLLLGLMLCQDMLIGAIEGVVFSLGMRLVLC
- the LOC112772474 gene encoding beta-ketoacyl-[acyl-carrier-protein] synthase III isoform X1, giving the protein MKIFLQDVMLCGGSDAAIIPIGLGGFVACKALSQRNTDPTKALHPWDIEIQQKSCSFLLLLTMFLTEMDLSWGRSWSFTFGRLGACKVHAGRDNLIALGVDASRKALEMANVDPDDLDLILMCTSTLEDLFGSAPQIQKQLGCKANPLAYDITAACSGFVLGLISTACHIRVVDFVMFLLLGLMLCQDMLIGAIEGVVFSLGMRLVLC
- the LOC112772474 gene encoding beta-ketoacyl-[acyl-carrier-protein] synthase III isoform X3, translated to MLCGGSDAAIIPIGLGGFVACKALSQRNTDPTKALHPWDIEIQQKSCSFLLLLTMFLTEMDLSWGRSWSFTFGRLGACKVHAGRDNLIALGVDASRKALEMANVDPDDLDLILMCTSTLEDLFGSAPQIQKQLGCKANPLAYDITAACSGFVLGLISTACHIRVVDFVMFLLLGLMLCQDMLIGAIEGVVFSLGMRLVLC
- the LOC112772474 gene encoding beta-ketoacyl-[acyl-carrier-protein] synthase III isoform X4, with translation MLCGGSDAAIIPIGLGGFVACKALSQRNTDPTKALHPWDIEIQQKSCSFLLLLTMFLTEMDLSWGRSWSFTFGRLGACKGRDNLIALGVDASRKALEMANVDPDDLDLILMCTSTLEDLFGSAPQIQKQLGCKANPLAYDITAACSGFVLGLISTACHIRVVDFVMFLLLGLMLCQDMLIGAIEGVVFSLGMRLVLC